In Leptodactylus fuscus isolate aLepFus1 chromosome 9, aLepFus1.hap2, whole genome shotgun sequence, the genomic window TCCCACTAGAGTCCGAGAAGATCCGAAAGTATAAAAGTGCTTCATGGATGATGAACTACAAAAGTTTCAAGTCCGTGCCTAGTCCAAAGAACTTGGCTAACATATGACTCTGAGGGCAATATTACATTTGGAGTCCTAAAAAGAGCCAGTAAAGGGGCAACATACTCCGGAGGTCAGTAAAGGTGGTAATATATTGTCTGGGGACTAgtaaagagggcaatatactgtgtgagggttagAAAAGTCGgtgttatactgtgggtgggccaAGAAGGGGAGGTAATATATTGTGGGGtgagtaaagggggtgttatactgtgtgggtgccaggatagggggtgttatactgtgtggaggcactacgGCTTTTTCTACGACCAAGACCTGGAACGTAGATTGCAAGAGGAACATAATCCTAGATGGGAAAGTGGTGCAGATAAAACATGGCTGTAGTTATTCTTCATGTAACTAGTTGCAGTAGAACTCAACCAATAATCTCCAATCTTAGGGCTAAATCATGTATGATTTTTTGGAGCAAATTTTGCCAAAATTCTAGCTCATATTTGATAGCAAATCCACTCCACTGTATATCATATACATGGATCCCCGTTACTTAGAAATACTAGACAATTATACTACAGAAAAGCAAATGGTATCCCTTTTAAGATGAAATTTACAAGTAACAAACATGCAGTAGATTTAGTAAAATAACAGATTTAGTGGAAGGAACTTGTCTAAAGATTGGGACATGTTATAGTAAAGCTGTCACCTACAGAATGGGTATGCATAAATACTACAACtagatcaatattacaaagaaagGATTTACCATTAAGTAAACCCTCACAGATGTAAGAAATGTTACTTGTTAGTTCATAAAACCTGCAGTATCATAAAACCGCATTCACATAATGGCTTTTTAAAGTATTAACCTTTTACCACCATTTTCCTTCTAAATCGAATCTTAATACAATGTTGCTTTACTTCTCTTATATTGATTTAGAGTTTTATCATGGCTTATAATCCGTTCCAATTCAATGGAGCATTCAAAAGGTTATGGTCACAGAAGGTATACTCTACCACCGACTGTGACTATGAGGCCTCATGTGTGAAAAACAGGTGCACGTCTGCCTTGCATCCATGGGACATCTGTTTACACCGATTCCTCCTAGGTTTGAGTTTATTGAGGGAGcattgaaaatggacaaaaataggacatgtcctattttttgacaGTCCATCAAAAAACATGTAAATACAATCATTATGTTCTATAAACGGCCATGTGATGAAGTATGAGGAGAACTAAGGGATGCTCTACTCCGCCGCTCAATCTCACACTCATTCCACTCTCAGACTACAAGTTGAGCAcaggatataccgtatatactcgagtataagccgacccaaatataagcccctaattttaccacaaaaaactgggaaaacttattgactcgagtataagccgaggggggaaatgcagaaaatttcaaaaattaaaatggttggagtttttgggtgcagtaggtgctggggaaggggagggggtgttttggttgtctctgccccttccctgagcttgaggactgagtttttcttcccccacttggaattcagcctggctgaatataggggatctgcagtgctcctattaaccccttcccgacagaacaggagcactgcagatcccctatattcagtagaccgggcattttcagatacagggatacctaatgtgtttgtgtttcatagtaattttctacttttatatatattctaggaaaaggagggatttagaacttttatttactttattttttattaaaaaatttttaaagctttttttttttttcactattttatgggagattctatacattactattgtgaccgaggggggccttttcagcacaaaaactgctgaaaaatgcggcttatactcgagtatatacggtacctaaaCAATCCAAACACCAATGCTGCCACTTCTTAAATATGGGCAATAAGTATCAACACCTCAAACAAAATATATTCACAGGTGCGAACTGCATTCTGAAGAAGGAACAAAAATAAATTAAGACTTGTACTCTAAAGAAATACCTAGTTTTCTTTAGGGCAATAAGGTAAAAGTGTTACAATTTTAGACCACCAGTAGAATTTTATGAAGGCGTTTAGTATACCAATCTCACCAGTCTTGATAAACACTGTGCCACTGGAGGATGTGCCTCAATTTTGAAAAGGCGCACATCATAAATCAGGCACATCCTCCAGCCGGGCTCTGAACCtgaactgaaatctatgccagctcataACTGGTGCAGACATCAGACATCAACATGTCCATAAATGATCATTAATCTGATGGGGTCAATGGTCCCACCTACACCTTACCCATCACCGTGTCTCTTTCCAGGAAATTGGCAAAGATGGTATAAAAGAGAAAATGGTCACAATTGTGTAAAActtaaacaaaaaaattattactTTTTCATGCGTTGTAAGctaaaaaaaggtttccaggtttcAATACCTCCTCCTTCTGTGCTCTATTTGTTGTGAGCCACGGGTTTCTGAGCATGACCCTGGGTAACGTGATTGGAAGCAGCACCGAGCCGCCTTGGCAATTGGTCTCCGCTCCCATGTTTAGATACTGTAGGATTGAGCCCCCATTGCCAGATACCATTGTAAGCCAACAGTTTTATCCATTTAAGCATTGAAGATAGTTGGAAGGACAATCTTCACCTCCCTAGGTTagtatagggcagtgatggcgaaccttttagagaccgagtgcccaaactgcaacccaaaacccacaaaattttcgcggagtgccaacacgacaatatagacttaatactatgcggatccacaattgcggacaattactgaccaaaaattacagtcatgtggggctttacagagctttcaataatacaaacaacattgtactgaaatgtaaaggtctcggcatttggtactttgaacaattaattttcactatttacatcgcacaggatctgttttatagttaccgtgtaatattcttacatcctgtactaatatcacgtctgctataaaacagatattgtgtgatataaatagtgaggggaccccagacagtattatatgctctgcagtgggcccaccacacaatattatattctccacagtaccacagtagccccccagtgttatatgctccgcagtaggtgtccccccccccacaggattatatgctccacagtggcatccacacacagtattgtgtgcttataaataggcccccccccccagtattatatgctctttagtacaccccccagtattataagccaccccagtattataagcccccccagtattatacactccccccagtattataagccccctcagtattatacactccccccagtattatacactccccccagtattataagccccctcagtattatacactcccccccagtattatacaccccacccagtattataagcccccccagtattatacactccccccagtattataagccccctcagtattatacactccccccagtattatacactccccccagtattatacaccccacccagtattataagacccccagtattatacactccccccagtattataagccccctcagtattatacactccccccagtattatacactccccccagtattaaacaccccacccagtattataagcccccccagtattatacactcccccccagtatcatacaccccaccaagtattataagcgctccccccaacatcatatacacagtgagccactctcatactcacccctgaagagccgccggcatccaccttcttgtcactggcggcgctgatgacgtcatcgcgcccgcgtcggggcagaggtcaaactctgcagccagtgtaggccgcggtcgcgcaatccgcggcctaccctgacagctttcagctgtatgtgcatttgcacatacaactgaaggcagtgatcgctcatcaacggggaatcctgtaccggattccctgttggtgagcgatccgggcgaccgcacgcgtgccagcatggagggctctgtgtgccctctctggcacgcgtgccataggttcgccatcactggcataGGGGGAGGACACTTTATTATTTAGTCATCTTTCAAAAGGCATTGATGAAATATCATGTCATGTTACACAACTGCAATGCAGAAccaccttctatctatctatctatctatctatctatctatctatctatctatctatctatctatttgggcTCCTCACTCAAGACCTCCTTCAATTAGATCCTAAAATAGGTAGTCCCATGCAGAGAGAGGGGTCCTCTGCTCAGCTGCCATCtttattataactgtgtgacagatGTTGTCCAAGTATCAGCAGTATCTGTGATGGGAGCTTGTGCTTTTCCCTGTGGAAAGCCTGGGTGATATTATCCAGACAGCCATGTTATTCTTAACAGGTCAAAATGAGAAGAGATCACATGACCCGAATGAAGATAAATATGCCATGAATATTCAGAGTGAaatcaaaaactaaaaaaaggTAATCCTGGCCAATTTATATACAATGGGGGGCTAAGTacataatgaaagaaaaaaaaatatatatgactTTAGTTAGATTTAATGCTGTTAATATAGTGTATTTTTACATCCTTGTAAACTACatggcacatatactgtatatatatcgaCATATAAATACTTTATGGTACATTCATGAAATAtcaactgtgtaaaaaaaaaaaaaagtgcaattttAGGTGAATGTGAGTTTTGAGCCAAATATAGTACTTTTTTACACTTTCACCACCAGTCACTGCTAAAGAAGTGGAGAGCGCATAGGGAAGAGTGTGTAGGACTGGGCAAAGAACAGTCCATCAGATTTAAGATTGCTCACGCCCAAAAGCTGACAAGTAACACCCATAATCGACTCCTGCTTCTTGCTATGACTCTTATTAATATTGGTGCTTCCGACCAGTGGACCAGAAATTAAGACCAGTTAATGacagtctatatatatgtgtcccTTTGTGTGAGCTTATGCATTTGTGTATATGCATTTTTGTGTAAGTTTTTGCATGTGGATTATGGAAAGGGACATCCTACAAAGGGGGCCATCTGAACCCTCCCTGTTGCCACCACCACGGCAGAGGAGGAGACACTAGGTTGTGTTGTGTAGGTTGTGGTTGTGTCATAAAAAGGCCAAACCATCTGGGAAAACAAGTCGAATACATCGAATGCTGAAAAAAGTTCTGGTTTTGTTCACATTGCAATCTTTAGCAAATTTACATGACTTCTTCTGGTCATTACTAGATAGTAAAAGGGACTACCCAGTAAGACAGTAGATCAAAAGATTTATTAAATATCTTAGCCTTGCAGATCTCATAGCCATTCCATCTACAGTATTTGGGTTGCACCAAATCAACCACAGGTAGAGCTACCACTTAGAGACGTCCTGAAGACTCCGGCTCTCAGTGTCACATTGCTGCCCCTGTATCAGTATCAGGCTCTGCTAGGGACTGTGCTGATATTTGGTTCTTCCTCGTAACTTGAGGGCAGGAGCACTCTGCTTTGGCAACCAGGAATACTATAAGTGTTTTTCAGCGGCCTTACTGTAAGTGCCCCGCCAAAGTAGAAGAGGAAACAACAAGGGGAGTATATTCAGCAAGACCAGCAAAGGTTACCCCCTTTACAAGTTGATGATAAAGTAGAGTTCAATGTCTAATACCCCTTTGCACCACACAGTGTAGAAGGGTATAGCAAAAATAGTTAAAATTTCCTTTACTTAAGAAATAGattttatacattatattacacatttaTATCACAGTATTTCAGTATCTGACTTCTTGGTGGTCTTTGTGCACTGCTAGGAACCGCTTCTTCTTGATGAATTCTCCATGTGGTAGACTATTATCCCAGATATATTCAGGAGAAAGGACCTTGGTAGGTTTATTGTACACTAGATATCTATTGAGATGAGATTCTTCTTGCCACACAGCCTCAATATAGTGTTTCTTGTCCTCTGTAATCCCCTTTTGGCATGCCACACTGAGTTTGTAAATTTCATCCACTTTTCCACCATATAATGCAGCCATGTAATAGAAGTCTCCTTGACCATACGGTACATATGCAGTAGATATTAGTCTTCGCTCATAGGCAAATGCCTCTGGTTCGGCAAGGAAAAATCCTGGGTGTATTGTAGCCACCAGGTCTCCGAGTATTTCGACTCCTACGTGATCATTGAATACCATATCTACATCGGCGCACACCAGGTAGTCTATCTCATTTGGCATATACTTCTTGGTGTAGACTGTGAGGATTTCCATTCTTCTCATGGACACATCTTGCCAGCGTTGGTCAGCAACCACATTGTGAAGTTGTAGGATGCGACCATCAGCCATTTTGGGTTTAACTACTTCATCGACTTTGTCCGTGAACACATAGTAAGTAACTTTGTGACCGACCATGAAGTAACGCTCTGCAGACTCCAGGAGTGGCTGAAGAAAGCGAATATACCTGAAAGGAGAACATTTACACCATTATTACTATAATTGGTTTTGTGGGCTGTGTTATTGTTTGGTTACTAAGTATGACTACCATATATCTGTAACAATAGACAAATACACGAAGGCAAGACAGTCTAATGTAacgtcagatttatcatccagcatcagccacggTGATAAATCAGGTGTAGTTTCTGACTATCTATCTTAATTTGTATTGTCCAAGCTGAATATCTAGAGTTTTTACATATGTTAATACATGCCTCTAACCTACCCATTCCTGCCCATGCCCTCTTCAACCCCAATCAGTTTCTACCGTGCCCTCTTACGGTAATAGTGCTAACCTTTGTGCGATTTACAGTGATGAAGCCTCCATAGAGCCCTGACATAGTTTATTACCCCCTTAGTTcccctaaacagtataatgcctcacacAAACTATAATATCCCCTTAGTGGCATTGACAATGTTATTTTTTCCACACAACTAAGATTCTCCATGCCATAATAGTTGTTCCCCTTCTTTGTATTGTTTCATCCCCCACAGCATCGGTGACTGCTCAAGAGCCTTGTATGTCAATAGCAAACAAGAGGAATCACTACCTAAATGTATAGATATGCATCTGGTACTTATATCCTGCATGTGGAAACCTGTGAAAATCCCTTGTTGAAAAAGATTTGGGCGTACTTGTAGATCACAAAGTTAACAACATGTAATGTCACGTAATTGGAGTCTCAGGGCAGCGAGTGAAGCATTGTAACTTTATACATCCAAAGTCTGACCTCACATAGATTATACATTTGAGTTCTGAGCATCGGTTAACTGTGTTTGACGGCAGGGGTCACCTATCACTAATAAGAGGTCACGATCGACAATCAGGGGACTCGTATGTTTATGGTCTCATTCATCAGTCCTATTAAATAATAAATCATCGATCAACTCCTTCAAAAAGAGGTGTCTAAGGGGGCGCATGTTTAAATTATATAAATGTTCCATGGGCAACatagtggatcagtggttagcactgcaggcttgcagcactgtagtcctgggtttgaatcccgccaggaatgacatctgcaaggagtttgtatgttctccccatgtttgcatgggtttcctcccatttctacataaaaaaacatacttaGGGGGCAttgacacggagtaacgccgggtgtgtatcacagctgtacacgccggcgttacagcagactgccgaacacttcccattcacatcaatgggagcgctcgtaaacgccgctgttacgagtgttcccattgaagtgaatgggaagtgttcggcagtctgccgtaacgccggcgtgtacggctgtgatacatgcccggcgttactccgtgtcaaTGCCccctaaaatggaaaaaaaaaatgtacattgtgatccctatgtggggctcacaatctagaaaaaaaattctactctAAAAACAAGCGGGCACATCTTGAAGAAGAAGGTTTATTTCCTAATGCTATGAGGAATAAAAACCAATAGAACGATGAATTTGTGGAACCGTGTTGGTGACACCATGGCACCCAAGGGACCagtgaggactgtgattgggcctcagcagtcacgtggtgtGCACTGATGTCATGATGGTTGCTGCAATGTGTCATGACACCAGCGTGCACCACAGGTGTTTGGACACATGACCCATAAAATCAACCAAGAGGCTGGAAGAGAACTTCAATGGAGAGCCAGACATTGCAAAGCAATCCAggggagggaaggtgagtatgatatACGGAACCAGGAAAGAAAAAACAACCAAAAGAATCTTGACACACCAAAGCAAATCCTTTCTGTTCGATCAAAGTGGCCAAACTGAGGTTGACTCATTATGACCGTGTTACAAGATAACCTGAGTCATTGTGATATACAACAACGCTTGGGGATGGTGAATGAGGAAGCAGAAACTCAGGATGAATGGATCAGTGTCAGCGAAATTATGTACACACCATTGAGAAGCTTAAGATCGAAACAGAAGACAAGATTTTCTCTTCGCTATTTGCATCTTCTCAAAGAAACTGCCGTGACCCTTTTAAGCAGCTCCGTTCTCCGGTCTCACCTACTTTTCAATGAATACTTACTTTTTGACAGCAAATACAAAGAGTCCAATTCTTGTACCGTTGTACTGTCTATCTAAAGTTTTGATGTTATAGGTTCCATCCCAGATGATCGGGGCAAGCCAGGGAGTCAGAACATGGAGGGCCATTTTTCTGAtgggaaaaaaagaataaagtcagAATAACTTCACGTGATACAATGTGTTTCTGCGCCGTTTATACCGCTCAAGGCCCCGACCTAATGCAGGAAAACAGCGGTtccatcatttttattttttaattttttttaaactttattaaaatcttgtttctacttttttttgttacattaggGAAGTTTTTTTTTACGTCTCTGTCTCAATAGGGAAATATTTTTGTCTGTCCTAAGCATGTCTATTATGTCATGCCAGGGGCAATGGACTGACAGCGGGAGCCCTCTCTTCTGTCGAAAACTTTTAGCTGCCACAATTactattgactgacacatctAAACATCCGAAGACCAAATTTATGGTCTCCGAGTCTGATGCCCAAGACTGTTAGCTACCACCTTGACATTGGGACTAAACTGCTTATAGCACTGCAATCTTCTTCTGAAGACTATCATTAAGGAGTATAGAGCCATTGTCTACATTTTACTCGATTTTTCTATATAACAATTTATTCTCATAGGAGGAGACAGTGAAGTGGGTTGGATTGCAGAACTAGGCAAATGTGATACCAATTACAACTCTACATAGGTCATCAACTTCTGTAATTTACCTGTATGTGACATGGTCTGTATTGGACATTTCATCTAAATCCTGTATTTCATTTGTGTTCCTGCAAAAAAATTTCAACAagtaaaaaaatcctaaaatgccACATAATATCTAACATTGACTTCCAATGCTAATAATGCATATAATGGCTGCCTTGGAACAGTCACAGTCTAAGCATAAGGAGTGCATACATAAAGGGGTTACATGACTCTAACATTGTTGGTCATCCTTTGGCTAAGCCATTAATGTTACATCATGGGGAAACAACTGTTGGCACCCCAATCTATCAGGTGCTTGAAGCCGCATAgacactaaggctggtcttacacgaccgtagtggtttttgcggtctgcaatttgctgatcagcaacacaatTTCACTCCAAAAAGTCATTCTGTAGACATCCATGTCCATTCACATgcgtccatagagttctatgctgTGATGTCCTTGACTTTGTGGACCTGCGATATACATTGCGGAGCCCGGTCACGGCAcgacacaccatggataaaatatccagtggtgtaagaggcctcactaaatacaatgtgtccgcaaatggtctgcaattgagaacccacaattgcggacttaaagggattctaccactaaactaacgttttttctaatgaccaaggctattcgtctccta contains:
- the LOC142218617 gene encoding histo-blood group ABO system transferase 2-like isoform X1, with product MQGNWKNMLTARSYIIGTLVVFILFLAGFCIQYADLVFPIKQEQTINWSQKFAEKSVELEHCERKLLVNGVSFRNTNEIQDLDEMSNTDHVTYRKMALHVLTPWLAPIIWDGTYNIKTLDRQYNGTRIGLFVFAVKKYIRFLQPLLESAERYFMVGHKVTYYVFTDKVDEVVKPKMADGRILQLHNVVADQRWQDVSMRRMEILTVYTKKYMPNEIDYLVCADVDMVFNDHVGVEILGDLVATIHPGFFLAEPEAFAYERRLISTAYVPYGQGDFYYMAALYGGKVDEIYKLSVACQKGITEDKKHYIEAVWQEESHLNRYLVYNKPTKVLSPEYIWDNSLPHGEFIKKKRFLAVHKDHQEVRY
- the LOC142218617 gene encoding histo-blood group ABO system transferase 2-like isoform X2, translated to MQGNWKNMLTARSYIIGTLVVFILFLAGFCIQYADLVFPIKQEQTINWSQKFAEKSVELEHCERKLLVNGVSFRKMALHVLTPWLAPIIWDGTYNIKTLDRQYNGTRIGLFVFAVKKYIRFLQPLLESAERYFMVGHKVTYYVFTDKVDEVVKPKMADGRILQLHNVVADQRWQDVSMRRMEILTVYTKKYMPNEIDYLVCADVDMVFNDHVGVEILGDLVATIHPGFFLAEPEAFAYERRLISTAYVPYGQGDFYYMAALYGGKVDEIYKLSVACQKGITEDKKHYIEAVWQEESHLNRYLVYNKPTKVLSPEYIWDNSLPHGEFIKKKRFLAVHKDHQEVRY